A window of Rhipicephalus microplus isolate Deutch F79 chromosome X, USDA_Rmic, whole genome shotgun sequence genomic DNA:
agccgggattcgatcccgcgacctgcgggtcagcagccgagtacttaggcactagaccaccgcgacggggcgcaTAGCTCATGTGCTGTTGAGTCTTGTTTTCTCTAGTTTGACCTGTGTAGGTCATGACTCCCTTCTAGCTAGTTTTACAATGCAGTACTATAACAGGAGTGTTTTTTATTGGTAATCAGTGATTTGTGAAACGAGCATGGAACATGTTCAGAAAATGCTACTAATTCAAAATGAAGGCTACTGTGAACATGTGAGCTAGATTTTATTTCATTGCATGAAACAGGGAATTAACAAATGTATTAAAAGAATTGCCAAAAATTACTCGCACCTCCCTTTGCAATGTCATCACCAGCTATGCATTAAGTGGGCACAACAGCCGCAAAACTGGAAACTGGCACGAGGGAGAGGGGGTcaaacttgcccccccccctgtCATGTAGCTTCCTGTGCGTTGGTAGTTAtaaaagaagagagaagaagCACAATGGGTTGTACAGTAACTTCGCTTATACTTGACATCTTTGAACAAACAATTTTAGCTGCAAGAGGTTCATGAACCAACTATGTTGAGGTCATTGGAAACTAAGGAGTGTTGTAGGTTCCCTCTATGGTTAAGCTCTATTCTAAATTGTTTTTACagtgaaagttgttatgagatcacaactagggTTTTTGGTGCCATAGTTGTCTGCTGCCACATATAATCACTATtttcgaaataagaaaaaaaagtaaataaaaaaaataccaagGATGCATTGAGTATTGAACCCGGGTCCCCTGTGTGCCAGTCTAGTAGGCTACCACTGCGACACGCCAGCGCTTGAAACTCCATTGCAAACTGACACTAGGCAGGCTTCAAGTAGGGAACGGAATCTTATTaatgtgagtaataaagcattttagaacagcaaaggaacagccTGGCATCGCAATGCGAATTGCATAATGAGTACGTCGTTGAATGCACCAAGCCATTACAAAAACCTCAGATAATTCtttgtcatcagccacagcataaaaaaattgcacgaaattccttgctagtgtgtagcgggtaccacacttCTTAGAATAATTATAAAGAATGGCATGgtgaatgcctccctactacacaaaaattataagATTTATGTCATAGTAGAtatcctgcaagtgtgcttgtagttaCCCagagagtgtttaaaaaagggcTCAGGAAATgccactctttttttttagcaTGCACAGACGGGACGAGACTCCCTcaccatttgcatttttttttttttcagagcatcAAGGATGCACTTTCGCATTAAACACTCAGAATCAGTGACTCAAAAATAGTAATGAGTTTGCCATTACCCAACAAGGCAGCTTGTGGTATCTAGTGCTTTTGTTGCTACTTGCAGCAAAGTGTGGCCAGTGAGCAATAATTCCTCTCTGTGTGCTTTGTGTAAACGCCCTTATTGCAAGTGAAGATGTAAGCTCTGCTCATCTCCTTCACATGGAGCAACACAAGCAAGGCATGTACAGAATCTAAAAATGGTAGTCATTCTGGATGTTTAAAATTTAAATTCTGTAGGTATGGCCAATTTGGGAGCTTTGCTACTACAAGGCCTGTTCTGAGGCAATCAATTTTGGGGATATCACATTTTGTTGTGCACTGATTGGCTGTTCATAGAAAGGTGGGCAAGCACATAGTTACTTCAATCATTGGACTAGTGAGATTCAATGTTATGCAGAGCATCCACGTTACTGAAAATAATATTTTTTAAAAATGTTGCCTTATACAGGGTGCCTCACCTTTCTTTAGccaaagtttaaaaatatgcagacacacgcaattatgacgtgaccaaatgcatgttgctgaccattgcctggagttagtcaaactattttttgtgttccgAAAGATTGTTTAATTAGATGTGTTTAATTAACTATCTTTTGAAAGAacaaagatggataaaaaatttcaatgaggaaGTTGTAGATAGGTTTGTAAAATGTTCGATTAGATAGTTTTGAACACTATATCTATTatttattagtgtttttctgctaactacaaatgccctcataatacaaaaaaaataccacgtgacaaacccgctaaCGCGCCAGTGTGCACAATGATTTTAGTGCTCCCTAATGTTCTGCATACGAACAATCACAGCATTTGCCCGATTGTGATGTCTCGACAAGGCCGCAGCAATGGTGGTGGCTTTGCTAcaaacacgttttgctatcggccacaaagatgataaccgctgtgactgcttatcgctatCATGAACTGGTGTGAGGCTAGTGTATCGTTCACACgcggaacgttagagagcacCAGAATCACGGCGTGCGTAGGTGCaccagtgggtttgtcacgtggtattttttattTCATGGGCATTTATAGTTAGCAGAAAAGCACTAATGATTAAAAGATATAATTTTCGAAACTAATCAGATGTTTTGCAAATCGATCTACaattttctcattgaaattttttatccatcttcatTCCTTCAAAAGTTGGTTAATTAAACAGatataattaaacaatattttagaacacaaaaaatagtctaactcctGGCAACGATCAGCAACATGCATTGGTCGTGTTGTAATTGCGTTTGTTGGAATATTttaaaactctggctaaagatagctggggcaccctctATAGTGAAGCATTGCATCCAATTCTACTGGACAGACATCATGAACATGATATTAATAGGTACCTGAGTTTGAGTGATTAATCATTGATGAACTTGATTGACTGATTATGACCGAATTCTATTAAGTGTTTTATTAACTATTTTCGTTAGCTCAGCTATTGTGCAAAGGCTGTTCACTGTTCCCCGTAAATGATGCTCACAAATTGCACAGAGATAATTTTTCCCACTTTGTGTGTATGCATACGTATTCTTCAATTGTCACTGTAGTGTTATGCTGTGTTTTGAGGCTACCATTATTTAGCTTGCAACTGAGTGCTTCAAACTGGTTTGCAGGCCCCCAATTTCAAGCAAAGGCTTGGGAAAAGGAGCGAGAACGGCTTAATAGCAGCCCGCACTCTTCACTTGACTTGGAGTGGGAGAATGAAGTTGGTAAGGGAAGATTTAAAATTGTACAAGGTTAAGCTCTCTAGTGTTTAGTTTCCTGGCACACTTTGTTTCTGGCCTTTAATCTTGTTTCTTACATACTGGAAAGCTATAGTTGATTAGAATTTATGATAGAATGTGCTACTTCTACTGAATGAggatgaagaaagaaaacagataCATACACAGTACTCGTATGTGTCTCGATGCTTGGCGAGAAAAACTTATCTTGCAGATAGCAGACACTGCTATCAACATCTCAGCCAAATCTTGCAGTTATGCTCAGCAAGGCCAGTTTACAAGCAGGGCGCAATGCTGCCATTTTCTCAGGCACCCTCTTTTCTTCCAGAGGCCTGTGCTAACTTTCTTCAAAGCTGCCGATGCTTTGATGTTGAAAAGCAGGTAGCATGCTATTTATTGGCCGATAGCAGAGATGTTTAAATCAAATGCTCTTCTTAATACGGGTGGCAGTACCACACTCTGCTAGCATTGCACAATAACCACACGCGCCTGCAGGAACTGCAGCAGGATAGAGTGATTGCGTTTCATCGcatgtgctcaaggtcatgatgtACGCTCACATAACTTCCTTTCCCCATGTCATTCTTCCCTGTTTAGGCTCCAGTACTTTTATTGGTACTATAGAGAGAAAGCGCCTAAACCGTGCGACAAATCTCTGTAACTCTGCTCGCcccacaggggcgcctgcgcaagtaggcgttaggtgtgtagcgacaccacggacccaagctaacgggggagttttgactccctcccacgcctagccgtgcgtggctttgccgtgtccggggaaaaggggatcctgggggttgagctgacgctgggtgattggacctttaaggccccccggcagagacaacacaccccttttgccccggcttcatgtagactgcgcccctggactgacccacccaggggaaatcggcagtcgccttttcctatccctccctctctctctacatTTTCGTCTTTGCCATCACCTTCTACCTTTCctttcttcttgtttcttccttttaCTTCCAGTTTTTCttgcggcgagggttaaccctgtgcaaatagcctaccttggtctaggcgcatagggttatagtagcgttgtacggctggcgttgGCAAGTTTTTAGTATTTAcgaacttgtagcgtcccctcgttgggctccatggtgggtggtcgccaacgCTGCCGATTAAAAATAAAAccggcatgcataaagcattccccTCACTTAGCGATCGTACCGGCTTGAAGCAGGTACGCACCAATGACATAAACTTTTTCAACAGGCCAATAGAAAGAtttcctcactttcatgttatccactgtataaaaactggaaagcaagccaggaccgtctctcttTTTGTAGTTGCTAGATGTCTTatcgaaactcttggcacaggatacgaGGTatccaaaatggctagtggagaccttctcctcgaaagcCATGACacagaacaatttgaaaagctagaccgtctctcagatttcggtggcataccaataaccataacaccacatagatcaatgaacacaactcgcggagtggtatctgacatggacttacttgacttgaccgagactgaacttttggaggggtggaagagccaaaatgtgactaatgtacagagaatcatcatcagaagaaaTAAAAAGGAAACGAACAACGAAACACCTGATACTCGCGTTTACTTCCAGTAAATTGCCAGAAACCCTTCAAACTGGGTACACGAAAACTTCAATCaggccatacataccaaaccTTCGTCGTTGCTTACAatgtcagaggtatggccatggctctaaaagctgcagtggtcgccagacctgtgcacaatgtggagccctaggccacgtgtctgagaactgcaaagagcagccgcactgtgtaaactgtgatgGAAACCATGCTGCATATTCACGTTCCTGTCCATACTGGAAGATAGAAAAGGAGATAATAACGgtgaaagtgaaagaaaacattTCTTTTAAGAAAGCTAGGAAAaaagtctcgccattttatggcccaacgtatgctgatgcggcgcatcaggaggcaccgccgcaccagcccccGTCACTCCTTCCGCTCGCGCATagcgagccggtggttgtggcacctgcccccaaggcggctgtagtccagactacaccgccaactcccgaacagagaccggagaccccagggtcctcaggtctcaaggcctcacctcaccaggcgaggcccagaaTCCGAACAACCAGCTCACACGTGCGAGCattcagtgcctccgaggaggcaatggatacgtcggtaccttTGGTActgaaagagcggcgtggctccttagagcgcgtcaagaaaacaaaaaaagcaaataacggggcctggtgatggccccgttacttgaattcaaacttcccggctaaacagccactcgcttttcgtacacacagcactactttacattcatcatgaacactcaaattatacaatggaacgtcaggggccttatcagaaaccttgacgatatccaagaacttttacacgaacactcaccaaaagtgctgtgtgtacaagaaacacctGAATTCAAAACATAccaactttcttcgtaaatacgttattttccgaaaggactgtgatgatgccatgacatcatccagaggtgttgccattatagtgaatcaagggatttcatgcacacactttcaactccaaacatctcttgaggcagtggctgttcgagctgtgcttttcgaCAAACTCTTAACAGTTTGCACTTTTTACGTACCTCCAAGCTATCACCTAcaaaaacatgaattccagtccttaATCGATGAACTCCCGGAACCttttgttctccttggagacatgaatgcgcatagcaggctatagggcgactctcgttgtgacgcccgaggtcgactgattgaacagtttcttttctcttttagtgcgtgtcttctgaatcgaaaagaaccaacttataacctcgctaacaatacttaTTCCttaatagacctaagcatagtatctctaTCGCTTGtacctctacttcactggaaagtcatcactaatccctacggaagtgaccccTTTCCCGTAGTTATaagcacacctacatcaactgaatgccctCCACAGGTACCCAAATGGCTATTaagctgattgggaacagttttatactatcacTCATTTAAGTTGGCGCGACATATGTACATTAAGCATTGATGCTGCTGTCAACTACCTCActtcgtttttgattgatgcagcaacaaaatgcatcccacaaacgaatggacaccctggaaaacgacgcgtgccatggtggaactccgAGTGCCAAAATgcgcgcaagcagcaaaacaaagcgtggaggtCACCGACAGCTgcaaatcttgacagctttaagaaagtaaagtctcgaggcaggagaacacgtcggcaggccagaagagaaagctggcaggagTTTTtctcagggatcaattcatacacacaggagtcTAAAGTCTGGAAcgtggttggtagggtagcaggaagacaagcacaCAAACTCCCACTGGTGAACACACAgagtgacaccttggaagatcaggcgaacttcctcggtacACACTTCGAGCGAGTGTCCAGCTTCTCgcactatactgacgctttccaaaaatacag
This region includes:
- the LOC119161470 gene encoding uncharacterized protein LOC119161470 isoform X2; amino-acid sequence: MIAYNFKGMGSCFSYCCREQNKRARHVKPAGYFDTSSLIEFETLIDEQSTSEPKSMSSWLNFKKGKLAFHQEDALELEEEAKALPDAVEAPPISAGQRVVMRSKLSKEDNWTGADHNAWALAGEEEILNAAKLRCQGHQPSCPQFQAKAWEKERERLNSSPHSSLDLEWENEVATKCIPQTNGHPGKRRVPWWNSECQNARKQQNKAWRSPTAANLDSFKKVKSRGRRTRRQARRESWQEFFSGINSYTQESKVWNVVGRVAGRQAHKLPLVNTQSDTLEDQANFLGTHFERVSSFSHYTDAFQKYRTRIEK